The following coding sequences are from one Panicum hallii strain FIL2 chromosome 5, PHallii_v3.1, whole genome shotgun sequence window:
- the LOC112893863 gene encoding uncharacterized protein LOC112893863, with the protein MGGGMEVHKNRWIEEWNAGRENLEFNFRWSRRSLAVVGLFGLAVPILVYKGIVREFHMQDEDAGRPYRKFL; encoded by the exons ATGGGTGGCGGCATGGAGGTGCACAAGAACCGGTGGATCGAGGAGTGGAACGCCGGCCGGGAGAACCTCGAGTTCAACTTCCGCTGGAGCCGCCGCAGCCTCGCCGTCGTTGGCCtcttcggcctcgccgtcccCATCCTCGTCTACAAGGGCATCGTCCGCGAATTC CATATGCAGGACGAGGATGCTGGCCGGCCGTACAGGAAGTTTCTCTGA